From a region of the Synechococcus sp. RS9916 genome:
- a CDS encoding iron-sulfur cluster assembly accessory protein: MTASVPSSGTSESPVSGSDMAAPHTARDGKGIQITDPAMQQLAKLCREQGESQVLRVGVRSGGCSGMSYTMDFVPSSEIEDGDEVYDYTAPDGADFQVVCDPKSLLYIYGMQLDFSTALIGGGFNFTNPNASQTCGCGSSFAV; encoded by the coding sequence ATGACCGCATCCGTCCCCTCCAGCGGCACATCTGAGAGCCCCGTCAGCGGATCGGACATGGCCGCGCCCCACACCGCAAGGGACGGCAAAGGCATCCAGATCACTGACCCGGCCATGCAACAGCTTGCCAAGCTCTGCCGCGAACAGGGCGAAAGCCAGGTTCTGCGCGTGGGTGTGCGCTCCGGCGGATGCAGCGGCATGAGCTACACGATGGATTTCGTGCCCAGCAGCGAGATCGAAGACGGGGATGAGGTGTACGACTACACCGCTCCCGATGGCGCTGATTTCCAGGTGGTCTGCGATCCCAAGAGCCTGCTTTACATCTACGGAATGCAGCTCGACTTCAGCACTGCATTGATCGGTGGCGGGTTCAATTTCACCAACCCCAATGCCAGCCAGACCTGCGGCTGCGGCAGCTCCTTCGCGGTCTGA